From a region of the Odocoileus virginianus isolate 20LAN1187 ecotype Illinois unplaced genomic scaffold, Ovbor_1.2 Unplaced_Contig_5, whole genome shotgun sequence genome:
- the GPC1 gene encoding glypican-1 isoform X1, with protein sequence MELRARGWWLLYAAAALVACSRGDPASKSRSCGEVRQIYGAKGFSLSDVPQAEISGEHLRICPQGYTCCTSEMEENLANRSRAELETALLEGSRALQATLAAQQRVFDDHFQRLLNDSERVLQEAFPGAFGELYTQSAKAFRDLYAELRLYYGGANLHLQETLAEFWARLLERLFRQLHPQLLLPDDYLDCLGKQAEPLRPFGEAPRELRLRATRAFVAARTFVQGLGVAGDVVRKVAKVPLSPECSRAVMKLVYCAHCLGVPGARPCPDYCRNVLKGCLANQADLDAEWRNLLDSMVLITDKFWGPSGAESVIGGVHYWLAEAINALQDNSDTLTTKVIQGCGNPKVNPQGPGSEEKRPRGKLALQERLPAGTLQKLVSEAKAQLRDAQDFWISLPGTLCSEKLAMSSASDERCWNGMAKGRYLPEVMGDGLANQINNPEVEVDITKPDMTIRQQIMQLKIMTNRLRGAYNGNDLDFQDASDDGSGSGSGEGCPDEVCGRKVGRKSASSRTPLTHALPGLSEREGQQTSAAARPPPRACPLLLLGLALALLAAAPRGR encoded by the exons gcGAGCACCTGCGCATCTGCCCCCAGGGCTACACCTGCTGCACCAGCGAGATGGAGGAGAACCTGGCCAACCGCAGCCGCGCCGAGCTGGAGACGGCGCTCCTGGAGGGCAGCCGGGCACTGCAGGCCACGCTGGCCGCCCAGCAGCGGGTCTTTGATG ATCACTTCCAGCGCCTGTTGAACGACTCAGAGCGCGTCCTGCAGGAGGCCTTCCCGGGCGCCTTCGGAGAGCTGTACACGCAGAGCGCCAAGGCCTTCCGCGACCTGTACGCCGAGCTGCGCCTCTACTACGGCGGCGCCAACCTGCACCTGCAGGAGACGCTGGCCGAGTTCTGGGCGCGCCTGCTCGAGCGCCTGTTCCGGCAGCTGCACCCGCAGCTGCTGCTGCCCGACGACTACCTGGACTGCCTGGGCAAGCAGGCCGAGCCGCTGCGGCCCTTCGGCGAGGCCCCCCGCGAGCTGCGCCTGCGCGCCACCCGCGCCTTCGTGGCGGCGCGCACCTTCGTGCAGGGCCTGGGCGTGGCCGGAGACGTGGTGCGCAAGGTGGCCAAG GTGCCCCTGAGCCCCGAGTGCTCGCGGGCCGTCATGAAGCTGGTGTACTGCGCCCACTGCCTGGGGGTGCCCGGCGCCCGGCCCTGCCCTGACTACTGCCGCAACGTGCTCAAGGGCTGCCTGGCCAACCAGGCCGACCTGGATGCCGAGTGGAGGAACCTTCTGG ACTCCATGGTGCTCATCACGGACAAGTTCTGGGGCCCTTCGGGCGCAGAGAGTGTCATCGGCGGCGTGCACTACTGGCTGGCAGAGGCCATCAATGCCCTCCAGGACAACAGCGACACGCTCACGACCAAG GTCATCCAGGGCTGCGGGAACCCCAAGGTGAACCCCCAGGGCCCCGGCTCCGAGGAGAAGCGGCCCCGGGGCAAGCTGGCGCTGCAGGAGAGGCTGCCTGCGGGCACGCTGCAGAAGCTG GTCTCCGAAGCCAAGGCGCAGCTCCGAGACGCTCAGGACTTCTGGATCAGCCTCCCGGGGACACTGTGCAGTGAGAAGCTGGCCATGAGCTCAGCCAGTGACGAACGCTGCTGGAACGGCATGGCCAAGGGCCG GTACCTCCCCGAGGTAATGGGTGACGGCCTGGCCAATCAGATCAACAACCCCGAGGTAGAGGTGGACATCACCAAGCCGGACATGACCATCCGCCAGCAGATCATGCAGCTGAAGATCATGACCAACCGCCTGCGCGGTGCCTATAACGGCAATGACCTGGACTTCCAGGATGCCA GCGACGACGGCAGCGGCTCAGGCAGCGGCGAGGGCTGCCCAGACGAGGTGTGCGGCCGGAAGGTCGGCAGGAAGAGCGCCAGCTCGCGGACGCCGCTGACGCACGCCCTCCCAGGGCTGTCTGAGCGGGAGGGCCAGCAGACGTCCGCCgctgcccgccccccgccccgcgcctGCCCCCTGCTGCTCCTGGGGCTCGCCCTGGCCCTTCTGGCAGCCGCGCCCCGGGGGCGGTAA
- the GPC1 gene encoding glypican-1 isoform X3 codes for MVEGLGAGGEHLRICPQGYTCCTSEMEENLANRSRAELETALLEGSRALQATLAAQQRVFDDHFQRLLNDSERVLQEAFPGAFGELYTQSAKAFRDLYAELRLYYGGANLHLQETLAEFWARLLERLFRQLHPQLLLPDDYLDCLGKQAEPLRPFGEAPRELRLRATRAFVAARTFVQGLGVAGDVVRKVAKVPLSPECSRAVMKLVYCAHCLGVPGARPCPDYCRNVLKGCLANQADLDAEWRNLLDSMVLITDKFWGPSGAESVIGGVHYWLAEAINALQDNSDTLTTKVIQGCGNPKVNPQGPGSEEKRPRGKLALQERLPAGTLQKLVSEAKAQLRDAQDFWISLPGTLCSEKLAMSSASDERCWNGMAKGRYLPEVMGDGLANQINNPEVEVDITKPDMTIRQQIMQLKIMTNRLRGAYNGNDLDFQDASDDGSGSGSGEGCPDEVCGRKVGRKSASSRTPLTHALPGLSEREGQQTSAAARPPPRACPLLLLGLALALLAAAPRGR; via the exons ATGGTGGAGGGGCTTGGGGCCGGCG gcGAGCACCTGCGCATCTGCCCCCAGGGCTACACCTGCTGCACCAGCGAGATGGAGGAGAACCTGGCCAACCGCAGCCGCGCCGAGCTGGAGACGGCGCTCCTGGAGGGCAGCCGGGCACTGCAGGCCACGCTGGCCGCCCAGCAGCGGGTCTTTGATG ATCACTTCCAGCGCCTGTTGAACGACTCAGAGCGCGTCCTGCAGGAGGCCTTCCCGGGCGCCTTCGGAGAGCTGTACACGCAGAGCGCCAAGGCCTTCCGCGACCTGTACGCCGAGCTGCGCCTCTACTACGGCGGCGCCAACCTGCACCTGCAGGAGACGCTGGCCGAGTTCTGGGCGCGCCTGCTCGAGCGCCTGTTCCGGCAGCTGCACCCGCAGCTGCTGCTGCCCGACGACTACCTGGACTGCCTGGGCAAGCAGGCCGAGCCGCTGCGGCCCTTCGGCGAGGCCCCCCGCGAGCTGCGCCTGCGCGCCACCCGCGCCTTCGTGGCGGCGCGCACCTTCGTGCAGGGCCTGGGCGTGGCCGGAGACGTGGTGCGCAAGGTGGCCAAG GTGCCCCTGAGCCCCGAGTGCTCGCGGGCCGTCATGAAGCTGGTGTACTGCGCCCACTGCCTGGGGGTGCCCGGCGCCCGGCCCTGCCCTGACTACTGCCGCAACGTGCTCAAGGGCTGCCTGGCCAACCAGGCCGACCTGGATGCCGAGTGGAGGAACCTTCTGG ACTCCATGGTGCTCATCACGGACAAGTTCTGGGGCCCTTCGGGCGCAGAGAGTGTCATCGGCGGCGTGCACTACTGGCTGGCAGAGGCCATCAATGCCCTCCAGGACAACAGCGACACGCTCACGACCAAG GTCATCCAGGGCTGCGGGAACCCCAAGGTGAACCCCCAGGGCCCCGGCTCCGAGGAGAAGCGGCCCCGGGGCAAGCTGGCGCTGCAGGAGAGGCTGCCTGCGGGCACGCTGCAGAAGCTG GTCTCCGAAGCCAAGGCGCAGCTCCGAGACGCTCAGGACTTCTGGATCAGCCTCCCGGGGACACTGTGCAGTGAGAAGCTGGCCATGAGCTCAGCCAGTGACGAACGCTGCTGGAACGGCATGGCCAAGGGCCG GTACCTCCCCGAGGTAATGGGTGACGGCCTGGCCAATCAGATCAACAACCCCGAGGTAGAGGTGGACATCACCAAGCCGGACATGACCATCCGCCAGCAGATCATGCAGCTGAAGATCATGACCAACCGCCTGCGCGGTGCCTATAACGGCAATGACCTGGACTTCCAGGATGCCA GCGACGACGGCAGCGGCTCAGGCAGCGGCGAGGGCTGCCCAGACGAGGTGTGCGGCCGGAAGGTCGGCAGGAAGAGCGCCAGCTCGCGGACGCCGCTGACGCACGCCCTCCCAGGGCTGTCTGAGCGGGAGGGCCAGCAGACGTCCGCCgctgcccgccccccgccccgcgcctGCCCCCTGCTGCTCCTGGGGCTCGCCCTGGCCCTTCTGGCAGCCGCGCCCCGGGGGCGGTAA
- the GPC1 gene encoding glypican-1 isoform X4 — translation MLAGEHLRICPQGYTCCTSEMEENLANRSRAELETALLEGSRALQATLAAQQRVFDDHFQRLLNDSERVLQEAFPGAFGELYTQSAKAFRDLYAELRLYYGGANLHLQETLAEFWARLLERLFRQLHPQLLLPDDYLDCLGKQAEPLRPFGEAPRELRLRATRAFVAARTFVQGLGVAGDVVRKVAKVPLSPECSRAVMKLVYCAHCLGVPGARPCPDYCRNVLKGCLANQADLDAEWRNLLDSMVLITDKFWGPSGAESVIGGVHYWLAEAINALQDNSDTLTTKVIQGCGNPKVNPQGPGSEEKRPRGKLALQERLPAGTLQKLVSEAKAQLRDAQDFWISLPGTLCSEKLAMSSASDERCWNGMAKGRYLPEVMGDGLANQINNPEVEVDITKPDMTIRQQIMQLKIMTNRLRGAYNGNDLDFQDASDDGSGSGSGEGCPDEVCGRKVGRKSASSRTPLTHALPGLSEREGQQTSAAARPPPRACPLLLLGLALALLAAAPRGR, via the exons ATGCTGGCAG gcGAGCACCTGCGCATCTGCCCCCAGGGCTACACCTGCTGCACCAGCGAGATGGAGGAGAACCTGGCCAACCGCAGCCGCGCCGAGCTGGAGACGGCGCTCCTGGAGGGCAGCCGGGCACTGCAGGCCACGCTGGCCGCCCAGCAGCGGGTCTTTGATG ATCACTTCCAGCGCCTGTTGAACGACTCAGAGCGCGTCCTGCAGGAGGCCTTCCCGGGCGCCTTCGGAGAGCTGTACACGCAGAGCGCCAAGGCCTTCCGCGACCTGTACGCCGAGCTGCGCCTCTACTACGGCGGCGCCAACCTGCACCTGCAGGAGACGCTGGCCGAGTTCTGGGCGCGCCTGCTCGAGCGCCTGTTCCGGCAGCTGCACCCGCAGCTGCTGCTGCCCGACGACTACCTGGACTGCCTGGGCAAGCAGGCCGAGCCGCTGCGGCCCTTCGGCGAGGCCCCCCGCGAGCTGCGCCTGCGCGCCACCCGCGCCTTCGTGGCGGCGCGCACCTTCGTGCAGGGCCTGGGCGTGGCCGGAGACGTGGTGCGCAAGGTGGCCAAG GTGCCCCTGAGCCCCGAGTGCTCGCGGGCCGTCATGAAGCTGGTGTACTGCGCCCACTGCCTGGGGGTGCCCGGCGCCCGGCCCTGCCCTGACTACTGCCGCAACGTGCTCAAGGGCTGCCTGGCCAACCAGGCCGACCTGGATGCCGAGTGGAGGAACCTTCTGG ACTCCATGGTGCTCATCACGGACAAGTTCTGGGGCCCTTCGGGCGCAGAGAGTGTCATCGGCGGCGTGCACTACTGGCTGGCAGAGGCCATCAATGCCCTCCAGGACAACAGCGACACGCTCACGACCAAG GTCATCCAGGGCTGCGGGAACCCCAAGGTGAACCCCCAGGGCCCCGGCTCCGAGGAGAAGCGGCCCCGGGGCAAGCTGGCGCTGCAGGAGAGGCTGCCTGCGGGCACGCTGCAGAAGCTG GTCTCCGAAGCCAAGGCGCAGCTCCGAGACGCTCAGGACTTCTGGATCAGCCTCCCGGGGACACTGTGCAGTGAGAAGCTGGCCATGAGCTCAGCCAGTGACGAACGCTGCTGGAACGGCATGGCCAAGGGCCG GTACCTCCCCGAGGTAATGGGTGACGGCCTGGCCAATCAGATCAACAACCCCGAGGTAGAGGTGGACATCACCAAGCCGGACATGACCATCCGCCAGCAGATCATGCAGCTGAAGATCATGACCAACCGCCTGCGCGGTGCCTATAACGGCAATGACCTGGACTTCCAGGATGCCA GCGACGACGGCAGCGGCTCAGGCAGCGGCGAGGGCTGCCCAGACGAGGTGTGCGGCCGGAAGGTCGGCAGGAAGAGCGCCAGCTCGCGGACGCCGCTGACGCACGCCCTCCCAGGGCTGTCTGAGCGGGAGGGCCAGCAGACGTCCGCCgctgcccgccccccgccccgcgcctGCCCCCTGCTGCTCCTGGGGCTCGCCCTGGCCCTTCTGGCAGCCGCGCCCCGGGGGCGGTAA
- the GPC1 gene encoding glypican-1 isoform X5: MEENLANRSRAELETALLEGSRALQATLAAQQRVFDDHFQRLLNDSERVLQEAFPGAFGELYTQSAKAFRDLYAELRLYYGGANLHLQETLAEFWARLLERLFRQLHPQLLLPDDYLDCLGKQAEPLRPFGEAPRELRLRATRAFVAARTFVQGLGVAGDVVRKVAKVPLSPECSRAVMKLVYCAHCLGVPGARPCPDYCRNVLKGCLANQADLDAEWRNLLDSMVLITDKFWGPSGAESVIGGVHYWLAEAINALQDNSDTLTTKVIQGCGNPKVNPQGPGSEEKRPRGKLALQERLPAGTLQKLVSEAKAQLRDAQDFWISLPGTLCSEKLAMSSASDERCWNGMAKGRYLPEVMGDGLANQINNPEVEVDITKPDMTIRQQIMQLKIMTNRLRGAYNGNDLDFQDASDDGSGSGSGEGCPDEVCGRKVGRKSASSRTPLTHALPGLSEREGQQTSAAARPPPRACPLLLLGLALALLAAAPRGR, from the exons ATGGAGGAGAACCTGGCCAACCGCAGCCGCGCCGAGCTGGAGACGGCGCTCCTGGAGGGCAGCCGGGCACTGCAGGCCACGCTGGCCGCCCAGCAGCGGGTCTTTGATG ATCACTTCCAGCGCCTGTTGAACGACTCAGAGCGCGTCCTGCAGGAGGCCTTCCCGGGCGCCTTCGGAGAGCTGTACACGCAGAGCGCCAAGGCCTTCCGCGACCTGTACGCCGAGCTGCGCCTCTACTACGGCGGCGCCAACCTGCACCTGCAGGAGACGCTGGCCGAGTTCTGGGCGCGCCTGCTCGAGCGCCTGTTCCGGCAGCTGCACCCGCAGCTGCTGCTGCCCGACGACTACCTGGACTGCCTGGGCAAGCAGGCCGAGCCGCTGCGGCCCTTCGGCGAGGCCCCCCGCGAGCTGCGCCTGCGCGCCACCCGCGCCTTCGTGGCGGCGCGCACCTTCGTGCAGGGCCTGGGCGTGGCCGGAGACGTGGTGCGCAAGGTGGCCAAG GTGCCCCTGAGCCCCGAGTGCTCGCGGGCCGTCATGAAGCTGGTGTACTGCGCCCACTGCCTGGGGGTGCCCGGCGCCCGGCCCTGCCCTGACTACTGCCGCAACGTGCTCAAGGGCTGCCTGGCCAACCAGGCCGACCTGGATGCCGAGTGGAGGAACCTTCTGG ACTCCATGGTGCTCATCACGGACAAGTTCTGGGGCCCTTCGGGCGCAGAGAGTGTCATCGGCGGCGTGCACTACTGGCTGGCAGAGGCCATCAATGCCCTCCAGGACAACAGCGACACGCTCACGACCAAG GTCATCCAGGGCTGCGGGAACCCCAAGGTGAACCCCCAGGGCCCCGGCTCCGAGGAGAAGCGGCCCCGGGGCAAGCTGGCGCTGCAGGAGAGGCTGCCTGCGGGCACGCTGCAGAAGCTG GTCTCCGAAGCCAAGGCGCAGCTCCGAGACGCTCAGGACTTCTGGATCAGCCTCCCGGGGACACTGTGCAGTGAGAAGCTGGCCATGAGCTCAGCCAGTGACGAACGCTGCTGGAACGGCATGGCCAAGGGCCG GTACCTCCCCGAGGTAATGGGTGACGGCCTGGCCAATCAGATCAACAACCCCGAGGTAGAGGTGGACATCACCAAGCCGGACATGACCATCCGCCAGCAGATCATGCAGCTGAAGATCATGACCAACCGCCTGCGCGGTGCCTATAACGGCAATGACCTGGACTTCCAGGATGCCA GCGACGACGGCAGCGGCTCAGGCAGCGGCGAGGGCTGCCCAGACGAGGTGTGCGGCCGGAAGGTCGGCAGGAAGAGCGCCAGCTCGCGGACGCCGCTGACGCACGCCCTCCCAGGGCTGTCTGAGCGGGAGGGCCAGCAGACGTCCGCCgctgcccgccccccgccccgcgcctGCCCCCTGCTGCTCCTGGGGCTCGCCCTGGCCCTTCTGGCAGCCGCGCCCCGGGGGCGGTAA
- the GPC1 gene encoding glypican-1 isoform X2 produces MGLAWRHLPAAVSLGGLPGTSQDCQAGPAQTRALSSLGGEHLRICPQGYTCCTSEMEENLANRSRAELETALLEGSRALQATLAAQQRVFDDHFQRLLNDSERVLQEAFPGAFGELYTQSAKAFRDLYAELRLYYGGANLHLQETLAEFWARLLERLFRQLHPQLLLPDDYLDCLGKQAEPLRPFGEAPRELRLRATRAFVAARTFVQGLGVAGDVVRKVAKVPLSPECSRAVMKLVYCAHCLGVPGARPCPDYCRNVLKGCLANQADLDAEWRNLLDSMVLITDKFWGPSGAESVIGGVHYWLAEAINALQDNSDTLTTKVIQGCGNPKVNPQGPGSEEKRPRGKLALQERLPAGTLQKLVSEAKAQLRDAQDFWISLPGTLCSEKLAMSSASDERCWNGMAKGRYLPEVMGDGLANQINNPEVEVDITKPDMTIRQQIMQLKIMTNRLRGAYNGNDLDFQDASDDGSGSGSGEGCPDEVCGRKVGRKSASSRTPLTHALPGLSEREGQQTSAAARPPPRACPLLLLGLALALLAAAPRGR; encoded by the exons ATGGGCTTGGCCTGGCGCCATCTTCCTGCTGCAGTCTCCTTGGGAGGGCTCCCGGGCACCAGTCAGGACTGCCAGGCTGGGCCAGCACAGACGCGCGCTCTGTCCAGCCTCGGAG gcGAGCACCTGCGCATCTGCCCCCAGGGCTACACCTGCTGCACCAGCGAGATGGAGGAGAACCTGGCCAACCGCAGCCGCGCCGAGCTGGAGACGGCGCTCCTGGAGGGCAGCCGGGCACTGCAGGCCACGCTGGCCGCCCAGCAGCGGGTCTTTGATG ATCACTTCCAGCGCCTGTTGAACGACTCAGAGCGCGTCCTGCAGGAGGCCTTCCCGGGCGCCTTCGGAGAGCTGTACACGCAGAGCGCCAAGGCCTTCCGCGACCTGTACGCCGAGCTGCGCCTCTACTACGGCGGCGCCAACCTGCACCTGCAGGAGACGCTGGCCGAGTTCTGGGCGCGCCTGCTCGAGCGCCTGTTCCGGCAGCTGCACCCGCAGCTGCTGCTGCCCGACGACTACCTGGACTGCCTGGGCAAGCAGGCCGAGCCGCTGCGGCCCTTCGGCGAGGCCCCCCGCGAGCTGCGCCTGCGCGCCACCCGCGCCTTCGTGGCGGCGCGCACCTTCGTGCAGGGCCTGGGCGTGGCCGGAGACGTGGTGCGCAAGGTGGCCAAG GTGCCCCTGAGCCCCGAGTGCTCGCGGGCCGTCATGAAGCTGGTGTACTGCGCCCACTGCCTGGGGGTGCCCGGCGCCCGGCCCTGCCCTGACTACTGCCGCAACGTGCTCAAGGGCTGCCTGGCCAACCAGGCCGACCTGGATGCCGAGTGGAGGAACCTTCTGG ACTCCATGGTGCTCATCACGGACAAGTTCTGGGGCCCTTCGGGCGCAGAGAGTGTCATCGGCGGCGTGCACTACTGGCTGGCAGAGGCCATCAATGCCCTCCAGGACAACAGCGACACGCTCACGACCAAG GTCATCCAGGGCTGCGGGAACCCCAAGGTGAACCCCCAGGGCCCCGGCTCCGAGGAGAAGCGGCCCCGGGGCAAGCTGGCGCTGCAGGAGAGGCTGCCTGCGGGCACGCTGCAGAAGCTG GTCTCCGAAGCCAAGGCGCAGCTCCGAGACGCTCAGGACTTCTGGATCAGCCTCCCGGGGACACTGTGCAGTGAGAAGCTGGCCATGAGCTCAGCCAGTGACGAACGCTGCTGGAACGGCATGGCCAAGGGCCG GTACCTCCCCGAGGTAATGGGTGACGGCCTGGCCAATCAGATCAACAACCCCGAGGTAGAGGTGGACATCACCAAGCCGGACATGACCATCCGCCAGCAGATCATGCAGCTGAAGATCATGACCAACCGCCTGCGCGGTGCCTATAACGGCAATGACCTGGACTTCCAGGATGCCA GCGACGACGGCAGCGGCTCAGGCAGCGGCGAGGGCTGCCCAGACGAGGTGTGCGGCCGGAAGGTCGGCAGGAAGAGCGCCAGCTCGCGGACGCCGCTGACGCACGCCCTCCCAGGGCTGTCTGAGCGGGAGGGCCAGCAGACGTCCGCCgctgcccgccccccgccccgcgcctGCCCCCTGCTGCTCCTGGGGCTCGCCCTGGCCCTTCTGGCAGCCGCGCCCCGGGGGCGGTAA